In Polyangium spumosum, the genomic stretch CGCGAGCCGCAGCCCTCCCTCTCGGGCGATTTGCCATTTCAATCGTCGGTCCTCCAGCCGCCGACCTCGGCGCCGCGCCCCTGGGGGCAGCCGCTCCAGACGCCGCCGCAGCCGCCGACGATGAAACCTCCGCCCGTGCCTGCGGCGGCGCGTGGCTCCTTGCCGGGGACCGTGGTCTCGCCCGCGCCCGTGCCGCCCGTGTCCAAGGTCTCGCCTTCGGTGTCGCCGCCCGCGCCCAAGCCCGCGCCCATTTCCACGCCGGCGTTCGTCCCGCCCGTCGTGTCCGCGCCCGTCGCCGCGCCGCCGCCCGTGCCTGCGCCCGTCGCCGTCTCCACGATTCCCGCCGCGCCTCCGACGCGGACCCCGCCCGTCCCGCCGCCGGTTCGTCCGGGCACGACGTCGTCCGAGGGCGGCCGTGGTCCGAGCCCGTGGGTCGGCGGCGCGCCCGGCGGCGTGGCTCCGGGGCGCGAGACGCTCGGCACGGCGGCGGCCGCGGCGGCGGCGGCGGTCGCGGAGGCGCCCAAGGACTCGGCCTCCGACGGCGGCGCGCTCGGCGCGTCGAACGAGGCGGCGGGCGTGCGCCCGTGGAGCGCGCCGCGCCGGGAGATCCGCTCGCTCGTCGCGGAGGAGGAGGCGCAGAAGCCCGTCATCGTCCGCGAGCTCTTGCACCTCGTGTGGTTCGAGCCGAGCTTCGTCCCGCGCATCCGGCGCGTCCCTTCGTGGAAGAGGCTGCTCTCCGAGCTCGAGCAGCGCGGCGCCGACAAGGAGATCGACGACGTCCTCGCCGGCAAGGAGGCCTGGGAAATCGAGGATCGCCGCGAGATTTTCGAGATCCTGGCCCGCGCCGATCGAATGGACGAGCGCGGCCTCGTCGAGCTCATGGACCAGTCGATCCGCGACGATGGCAAATACGCGACGCCGATCGTGCTCGTGGCGGGCGAGCTCGAGACGCCCTTCGACGAGATGGAGACCTTGAAGGCGCTCTCGACCGCGGCGGCGCCGCTCGTCGGGCCCACGGACGAGGGGCTCAAGGCGGCCGTCGAGGCGGCGGACAAGTTCGTCGCGCGCTCGGGTTTGTCCTGGGCGCCGGTCGTGCCCGAGGGTTTGTCGAACCGGATCCGGGAGGCGTTCGCCCGGGAGAAGAAGGGTTTGCCCGCGGACGCGCTCGATACGCAGGCGGAGCGGGCGCTGCTCGGCGGGCGGCATTATCAGAAGCGCGAGGTGCTCGGCGGGACGTACCTCCGGCTCTTGCTGCGGCTCACCGCGGAGGCGACGCCGATCGTGGCGTACGCGCCGGAGGCCGTGGCCCGCAAGCTGCCGATGTTCCGCAAGTTCCGGACGCGCCTCGTGGGCGAGCTGCACCCGGCGCAGGACCAGTACGAGGCGCGGGGCGAGGCGCTGCGCGCGCTCGCGATCGGGACGGTCACGACGCCGGAGCGGGGGACGGCCGGGGCGAAGAGCTAGCGGCTCGATCCACGCGAAGGGGTTTCACCCTGGCGAACGCGGCGCCCGGCCCCAGATGCGCCTTTAGGCGCATGACGGAGCTCATTGGCTGGATCAGCTCGCTCGTTCTGCTCGCGACGCTCGCCGGGCAAAACTGGAAACAATGGCGCAGCCGCTCCGTCGAGGGCGTCTCGAAATGGCTGTGGGTCGGTCAGACCGCGGCCTCGGTCGGGTTCACGAGCTACAGTGTCCTGCTCGGGAACTGGGTCTTCACGGTCACGAACGCGCTCTTGCTCGTCAATGGCCTCATCGGCTTCGTGATCGTCTCCCGTCACCGCCGAAGGGCGCGAAGGAGGGAAGAGGCCGTCCCGCGCGCGGGCGCGCTCGGCGTCGCGCGGGGGCTCGACGAGGGCACGTTCGAGCATGCCGCGGCGAAGCGCGCGCGATCGGTCTGACCGTCAGAGGTTGGCAGGCCTCGGCCGCGGGATGGGCACGTTCTGGGGCAGGTCCCGGTCGGTGGGCCGGGGCCGCGGGAGGGGCACGTTCTGGGGCGTGCTCCCGGCGCCCGAGAAGATCGCCTTGTTCGCCAGGATGAAATCGGCGATGCCGTCGGCGATCTCCTGGGCGATCGCGTCGGCTTGCGTCAGGCACGCGTTTCTGTCGGACTCGTTCGAGATGAACCCGAGCTCGACCAGCACGGCGGCCTTCGTGTCCGGGCCGAAGTGCGCCATCTTGATCACGTAGAGGTTGTCGCGGGGCTTCGGTCCGCCGCTGCTGCGGGGCTTGACGACATTGGCGCGCGCCGAGACCGCCACCGCGAGCGACTTCGAATTGGCTGAATTCGGGTGATAGAGGACCGACTGGCCCTTGGCCGAGGCGTTGTCCGACGCGTCGAGGTGGAGGCTGATGAAGATGTTCGCCTTCTTCTCCTTGGCGATGGCGACGCGCCACGCGAGCCGCTTGCGGACCTCGCTGATGTCGCCGTCGCGCGTCAGATACACCGCCTGGATGCAGTCGGTCTTCGCCTCGAGCTTCGGCTTCAGCTTGTTGCTGACGTCGAGCGCGATGTCCTTCTCGTAGACCTTGCCCGAGACCGCGCCCGGATCGATCGGGTTTCCCGCCTCGAGCCGGTCGCCGTGGCCGGGGTCGATCACCACGATGACGGCGCATGGCTGGACGGCGCTGCCGTCGCCCTGCGCCCCTGCCAGTGCCTGCTCTTGCTCGGTGGATACGGTGGTCATGACGGGATCGAGCCTCCTCCGATGGCATCGAGCATTGCGGCGAGCGTGAACTGCGGCGGGGGCGCGTGATCGTCCGGGCTCTCGCCGGAGTCGGCGCGCTCCTCGGCCTCCGGCGGATCGAACGGCGCCTGGGGCTTCGAGCCGCTGCCGTCGCCGGGCTCGCCGCGCTCGTTGATCCACACCATCGTGCCTGAAATGGTGACGCCGGCGCCGTCGATCTTGATGAAGCCGCCCGGGGCCTTGATCGTGGCCGCGCCGCCCGCCTCGCCGACCCACTCCTCGCCGGCCACGTGGTGAATCTCCTGGCCCGCCCGGAGCGCGCTGCGGCCCTCCACCTTCTCGTGGCGGCTCTTCTTCACGGTGAGGGATTGCTTGCCGTCGATCCGCTCGCGCCGGCTGCCCTCCACCACGAGGTGCACGTCGGCGTTGTACGTCTCGTTCTTGTTTTTCTTCGTGACCTCG encodes the following:
- a CDS encoding DUF2169 family type VI secretion system accessory protein; its protein translation is MQILSVGPLRTGSLVWQKRAGGFVLTVVCKATYWLQPGEAMLSNEQEALNEADDHWDDDPNRSLRAASDLVPQKPRPEVTLVGYAYAPGQQPVRSLVARMVVGEVDKAIEVFCDRSFLPDGSLQEGTRFTRMRLTWERAGGGPGTHNPVGIRADVRDGYGRRTLPNLQPLGVYVSQPDDFVPPICFAPIAMSWPSRADLVGRAPPPAGVGLEGPSEAYFNAAPSDQLLSALRDNERIVLENLHPEHPRLITNLPGVRPAIFVDRGQGAAQRQKVRADALWIDTDRGIATLTWRVQIPLARPDEPGRVIVGMEMPGHELSWGEIVQAMAASESKGFSEEDHTQTNVISQVEADAARRAALPFSASPLHPGAREPQPSLSGDLPFQSSVLQPPTSAPRPWGQPLQTPPQPPTMKPPPVPAAARGSLPGTVVSPAPVPPVSKVSPSVSPPAPKPAPISTPAFVPPVVSAPVAAPPPVPAPVAVSTIPAAPPTRTPPVPPPVRPGTTSSEGGRGPSPWVGGAPGGVAPGRETLGTAAAAAAAAVAEAPKDSASDGGALGASNEAAGVRPWSAPRREIRSLVAEEEAQKPVIVRELLHLVWFEPSFVPRIRRVPSWKRLLSELEQRGADKEIDDVLAGKEAWEIEDRREIFEILARADRMDERGLVELMDQSIRDDGKYATPIVLVAGELETPFDEMETLKALSTAAAPLVGPTDEGLKAAVEAADKFVARSGLSWAPVVPEGLSNRIREAFAREKKGLPADALDTQAERALLGGRHYQKREVLGGTYLRLLLRLTAEATPIVAYAPEAVARKLPMFRKFRTRLVGELHPAQDQYEARGEALRALAIGTVTTPERGTAGAKS
- a CDS encoding N-acetylmuramoyl-L-alanine amidase family protein; amino-acid sequence: MTTVSTEQEQALAGAQGDGSAVQPCAVIVVIDPGHGDRLEAGNPIDPGAVSGKVYEKDIALDVSNKLKPKLEAKTDCIQAVYLTRDGDISEVRKRLAWRVAIAKEKKANIFISLHLDASDNASAKGQSVLYHPNSANSKSLAVAVSARANVVKPRSSGGPKPRDNLYVIKMAHFGPDTKAAVLVELGFISNESDRNACLTQADAIAQEIADGIADFILANKAIFSGAGSTPQNVPLPRPRPTDRDLPQNVPIPRPRPANL